In Saccharothrix violaceirubra, the following are encoded in one genomic region:
- a CDS encoding cobyrinate a,c-diamide synthase encodes MVNRLVVAAPASGSGKTTVATGLMAALRRAGDRVAPFKVGPDYIDPGYHGLATGRPGRNLDPVLVGEHRVPGLFAHGSRGCDIAVVEGVMGLFDGRVDTEGIGSTAHVAKLLGAPVLFVVDARGQSRSLAALLHGFRGYDPTVRFGGVVLNQVGSDRHEQVLRTACADVGLDVLGVLPRDDKFRLPSRHLGLVTAAEHGGEAVAAVDAIAEAVARHVDLGAVRRLAARAPASVVAAWRPEHEVDHVPGRPLIAVAGGAAFTFGYAEHAELLTAAGAEVVVLDPLRDKELPDGTAGLVLPGGFPEQHAVRLSANVTLRTAVARFAAAGGPVHAECGGLLYLANSLDGLPMCGVVDAEGAMTPRLTLGYRDAVAPTDSVLAQAGTRITGHEFHRTALTTPHGTEPAWRWHGPDRRPVAEGFVVGAVHASYLHTHPAGAPESVTRFVRACATTPAWY; translated from the coding sequence CGCGTCCGGCAGCGGCAAGACCACCGTCGCCACCGGGTTGATGGCCGCGCTGCGTCGTGCGGGCGACCGGGTCGCGCCGTTCAAGGTCGGCCCGGACTACATCGACCCCGGCTACCACGGCCTGGCCACCGGTCGGCCCGGCCGCAACCTCGACCCCGTGCTCGTGGGCGAACACCGCGTGCCGGGCCTGTTCGCGCACGGCTCCCGCGGCTGCGACATCGCCGTGGTCGAAGGCGTGATGGGGCTGTTCGACGGACGCGTCGACACCGAGGGCATCGGGTCGACCGCGCACGTGGCCAAGCTCCTCGGCGCGCCAGTGCTGTTCGTCGTCGACGCGCGTGGTCAGAGCCGCAGTCTCGCCGCGCTGCTGCACGGGTTCCGCGGCTACGACCCGACCGTGCGGTTCGGCGGCGTGGTCCTCAACCAGGTCGGGTCGGATCGGCACGAGCAGGTGTTGCGCACGGCGTGCGCGGACGTGGGCCTCGACGTGCTCGGAGTGCTGCCGCGCGACGACAAGTTCCGGCTGCCGTCACGGCATCTCGGCCTGGTCACCGCGGCCGAACACGGCGGCGAGGCGGTCGCCGCGGTCGACGCCATCGCCGAGGCCGTGGCACGGCATGTCGACCTGGGCGCCGTGCGTCGCCTCGCCGCGCGGGCACCCGCGTCCGTCGTCGCGGCGTGGCGTCCGGAGCACGAGGTCGACCACGTGCCGGGCCGACCGCTGATCGCCGTCGCGGGCGGAGCCGCGTTCACGTTCGGCTACGCCGAGCACGCCGAGCTGCTCACGGCGGCGGGCGCGGAGGTCGTCGTGCTGGACCCGTTGCGGGACAAGGAACTTCCCGACGGCACGGCCGGGCTCGTGCTGCCCGGCGGGTTCCCCGAGCAGCACGCCGTGCGGCTGTCCGCCAACGTCACGCTGCGCACGGCCGTCGCCCGGTTCGCCGCCGCCGGGGGACCGGTGCACGCCGAGTGCGGCGGCCTGCTCTACCTCGCCAACTCGCTGGACGGCCTGCCGATGTGCGGAGTCGTCGACGCCGAAGGCGCCATGACGCCGCGCCTCACGCTCGGCTACCGCGACGCCGTCGCACCGACGGATTCCGTGCTGGCCCAGGCGGGAACGCGGATCACCGGCCACGAATTCCACCGCACGGCGCTCACGACTCCGCACGGAACCGAGCCCGCGTGGCGTTGGCACGGCCCGGATCGGCGGCCGGTGGCCGAGGGATTCGTGGTGGGCGCAGTCCATGCTTCCTACCTGCACACGCATCCCGCAGGTGCGCCGGAGTCCGTCACGCGCTTCGTACGCGCGTGCGCGACGACGCCCGCGTGGTACTGA